One Desulfonatronum sp. SC1 genomic region harbors:
- a CDS encoding IscA/HesB family protein has product MIEITPSVKEQLDNHFQGKAQSPIRVHLAAGCGGERLSLALDTEQETDLVQEISGYTFVVDKELSQNAGAIKIDMTPYGFAVSSEVPVGGGGGGCGGGCSSC; this is encoded by the coding sequence ATGATTGAAATCACCCCTTCCGTGAAGGAACAACTGGACAATCACTTTCAAGGCAAGGCGCAATCCCCGATCCGGGTCCATCTTGCAGCCGGATGCGGGGGAGAGCGGCTCTCTTTGGCATTGGACACGGAGCAGGAGACGGACCTGGTGCAGGAAATTAGTGGCTATACCTTTGTCGTGGACAAGGAATTGAGCCAGAATGCCGGGGCTATCAAGATCGACATGACGCCGTACGGATTCGCCGTCTCCTCCGAGGTGCCCGTGGGTGGCGGAGGAGGTGGTTGCGGGGGAGGGTGCTCGTCCTGTTGA